A portion of the Pseudomonas synxantha BG33R genome contains these proteins:
- the ampD gene encoding 1,6-anhydro-N-acetylmuramyl-L-alanine amidase AmpD has translation MQLDPASGWCQGIRHCPSPNFNERPEGEISLLVVHNISLPPAQFATGKVQEFFQNRLDVSEHPYFAGIDHLRVSAHFLIERDGTVTQFVSCRDRAWHAGISSFEGREVCNDFSLGIELEGTDELPFTDAQYAALTELTRQLLKAYPKITRQRICGHSDIAPGRKTDPGPAFDWARFLGALQDGGHEQ, from the coding sequence ATGCAGTTGGACCCCGCCAGCGGTTGGTGCCAGGGCATCCGTCATTGCCCGTCGCCCAACTTCAACGAGCGCCCTGAAGGCGAAATCTCGCTGTTGGTGGTGCATAACATCAGCTTGCCTCCAGCGCAGTTTGCCACGGGCAAGGTGCAAGAGTTTTTTCAGAATCGTCTGGATGTGTCAGAGCACCCCTACTTTGCCGGTATCGACCACCTACGCGTGTCTGCGCATTTTCTGATTGAACGTGACGGCACTGTGACGCAATTTGTCTCGTGCCGGGACCGGGCCTGGCACGCCGGTATTTCCAGCTTCGAGGGGCGCGAGGTGTGCAATGATTTCTCGCTGGGGATCGAACTGGAAGGCACAGACGAACTGCCGTTCACCGATGCCCAGTACGCGGCGCTGACCGAGCTGACGCGCCAGTTGCTCAAGGCTTACCCAAAGATCACTCGCCAACGTATTTGTGGTCACAGCGATATCGCTCCGGGGCGCAAGACCGACCCGGGCCCCGCTTTTGATTGGGCGCGCTTTCTCGGCGCCCTGCAGGATGGAGGACACGAACAATGA
- the ampE gene encoding regulatory signaling modulator protein AmpE — MSFLVLVLAVWIEKFSALRLRLQRDGGWLRELAKLESSPRMGKRPWLILTLLVLLPVALLALLLLVLEPVAYGLLALPVHMLVVIYSLGRGDLLAGLGPFRDAWRRGDLQAAEHVAERDLKLGADTGEQLLERVQGYLLWQAYQSFFAVIFWYFLLGPVAALAYRLLALASEHSQNPLVAERAAQLRHAFDWLPVRLLAASFALVGNFVGVSRVMLHELLSWDISAAQLMEKVGLAAAEIPPPVVGADGINSLDRLWELLLRAAVLWYAGFAIWTVLP, encoded by the coding sequence ATGAGTTTCCTGGTGTTGGTGCTGGCGGTGTGGATCGAGAAGTTCTCGGCCTTGCGCCTGCGGTTGCAGCGCGACGGTGGATGGCTGCGTGAGCTGGCCAAGCTGGAGTCGAGCCCGCGCATGGGCAAGCGACCCTGGCTGATCCTGACGCTACTGGTGCTGCTGCCGGTAGCGTTGCTGGCGCTGTTGTTGTTGGTACTGGAGCCGGTGGCCTATGGCCTGTTGGCGTTACCGGTGCACATGCTGGTGGTGATCTATAGCCTGGGCCGTGGTGATTTATTGGCAGGGCTGGGGCCGTTCCGTGATGCCTGGCGACGTGGCGACCTGCAAGCTGCAGAGCATGTGGCCGAGCGCGACCTGAAGCTTGGCGCCGACACTGGCGAGCAATTGCTGGAGCGGGTCCAGGGCTATCTGTTGTGGCAGGCGTACCAGAGCTTTTTTGCGGTGATTTTCTGGTATTTCCTGCTGGGCCCGGTGGCGGCTTTGGCCTACCGGCTGTTGGCGCTGGCCAGCGAACATAGCCAGAATCCCTTGGTGGCCGAACGTGCCGCGCAGTTGCGTCACGCGTTTGACTGGTTGCCGGTACGCCTGTTGGCGGCGAGCTTTGCTTTGGTGGGCAACTTTGTCGGGGTCAGTCGGGTGATGCTCCACGAACTGCTGAGCTGGGACATCAGCGCGGCGCAGTTGATGGAAAAGGTCGGGCTGGCCGCGGCTGAAATCCCTCCTCCAGTGGTGGGGGCTGACGGCATCAATAGCCTGGATCGGTTGTGGGAGCTGCTGCTGCGTGCGGCGGTGTTGTGGTATGCCGGGTTTGCCATCTGGACTGTATTGCCCTGA
- a CDS encoding methyl-accepting chemotaxis protein, translating to MMSLLYPAVALMNRLSFGMKFSLISVLFLLPMLATNYYLVRDSWREFQGTRVELQSLDLLGSSLALRRELETLNNQVQINVILGQSGKAADLEAQITALEQGVLERLQGLHAMATQPEQVEVFENKRDELIAAFKAQQQETSLLNKAALIGKLLNQAQMLSQIIASQAGLSRDVQSDLRQLSDLVTAVTPQVTQLLGEGRAMGAYSLGQGFINSSSSTRFDELLQQVEKLQGEYGLKLQDALGASNAAHAALDSLAQASQASLKQGSELFEEQVVMAETLDTPWQGFYDGVSQLMAKTYQLDDATLAFIGQQLEQRLAQNRLHMVLLVAALLAVFALIFYLYAGFFVSTRTTLRSLGAMMDKVAAGDMTVTFVAHSRDELGDLGQVFNGTVAKIHDLIERVGHTVSQVELQASQVQTISAQSNQAVSGQRSQIEQVATAMNQMSATAQEVARSAAAAVNSAQSVNDETVSGRALVQSQQSGIARLALEIDESVRVINQLAADSQSISSVLEVIKSIAEQTNLLALNAAIEAARAGEQGRGFAVVADEVRTLARRTQHSTGEIEQMISRLHSGVGAAVKAMGSSHEMASGTVGQSEKVQHALENILGAVGMIVDQNQQIAAAVEQQTAVAHDIDQNIVQINRAGEHAAQGAQQTEAASRQLSAQVIELKQLIGAFRV from the coding sequence GTGATGAGCTTGCTCTATCCTGCCGTTGCGCTGATGAACCGCCTGAGCTTCGGCATGAAGTTCAGCCTGATCAGCGTGCTGTTTCTGCTGCCGATGCTGGCGACCAACTATTACCTGGTGCGTGACTCGTGGCGCGAATTCCAGGGCACCCGTGTCGAACTGCAAAGTCTCGACCTGCTTGGCAGCAGCCTGGCATTGCGTCGTGAGTTGGAAACGCTCAACAACCAGGTGCAGATCAACGTCATTCTCGGGCAGTCCGGCAAGGCGGCTGATCTTGAAGCGCAGATCACTGCCCTGGAGCAAGGTGTGCTGGAGCGGTTGCAGGGGTTGCACGCCATGGCGACGCAGCCCGAGCAAGTCGAGGTTTTTGAAAACAAGCGCGACGAGCTGATCGCCGCGTTCAAGGCGCAGCAACAGGAAACCTCGTTGCTCAACAAAGCGGCGTTGATCGGCAAGTTACTCAACCAGGCCCAGATGCTTAGCCAAATTATCGCCAGCCAAGCCGGCTTGAGCCGTGATGTGCAGAGTGACCTGCGCCAACTCAGCGACCTGGTCACTGCGGTCACCCCACAGGTCACCCAACTACTCGGTGAGGGCCGCGCGATGGGCGCGTATTCCCTGGGCCAGGGCTTTATCAATTCCTCCTCCAGTACGCGCTTTGACGAATTACTGCAGCAGGTGGAAAAGCTCCAGGGCGAATACGGCTTGAAGCTGCAGGACGCGCTGGGCGCCAGCAACGCCGCGCACGCAGCACTCGATAGCTTGGCGCAAGCCAGCCAGGCCAGCCTCAAGCAAGGCAGTGAGTTGTTCGAAGAACAGGTGGTAATGGCCGAGACCCTGGATACACCGTGGCAAGGTTTTTACGACGGCGTCAGCCAACTGATGGCCAAGACCTATCAACTCGATGACGCCACCTTAGCGTTCATCGGCCAGCAACTGGAGCAGCGTCTGGCGCAAAACCGCCTGCACATGGTGTTGCTGGTCGCGGCCCTGTTGGCGGTATTTGCGCTGATCTTCTACTTGTATGCAGGTTTCTTTGTCTCCACCCGCACTACCTTGCGCAGCCTGGGGGCGATGATGGACAAAGTCGCGGCCGGTGACATGACGGTCACTTTCGTCGCCCACAGCCGCGACGAGCTGGGAGACCTGGGCCAGGTATTCAATGGCACCGTGGCCAAGATCCACGACCTGATTGAGCGCGTCGGGCATACGGTCAGCCAGGTCGAGTTGCAGGCCAGCCAGGTGCAGACGATTTCGGCACAGAGTAACCAGGCGGTTTCCGGCCAGCGCAGCCAGATCGAGCAAGTGGCAACGGCGATGAACCAGATGTCTGCCACCGCACAGGAGGTGGCGCGCAGCGCGGCGGCGGCGGTCAACAGTGCACAGAGCGTCAATGATGAAACCGTCAGCGGGCGGGCGCTGGTGCAATCTCAACAAAGCGGCATCGCACGCCTGGCTTTGGAGATCGATGAGTCGGTGCGGGTGATCAATCAGTTGGCGGCCGATAGCCAGTCCATCAGCAGCGTATTGGAGGTGATCAAGAGCATCGCTGAGCAAACCAATTTGCTGGCGCTCAACGCGGCCATCGAAGCTGCGCGTGCCGGTGAGCAAGGACGCGGTTTTGCCGTAGTGGCCGATGAGGTGCGCACCCTGGCCCGGCGTACCCAGCATTCCACCGGAGAAATCGAACAAATGATCAGCCGCTTGCACAGCGGCGTCGGCGCAGCGGTAAAGGCGATGGGCAGTAGCCATGAAATGGCGAGTGGCACGGTAGGGCAGTCGGAAAAGGTCCAGCACGCCCTGGAAAATATCCTCGGTGCCGTAGGCATGATTGTTGACCAGAACCAGCAGATCGCCGCTGCCGTGGAGCAGCAAACGGCGGTCGCTCACGACATCGACCAGAATATTGTCCAAATCAACCGCGCCGGTGAACATGCAGCACAAGGCGCCCAACAGACCGAAGCGGCCAGCCGGCAGTTGTCGGCGCAGGTCATTGAGTTGAAGCAATTGATTGGCGCGTTTCGGGTGTAA
- a CDS encoding TatD family hydrolase yields MELIDTHTHLDFADFDHDRPQVLAHSRELGIRRLVVLGVYQKNWQQLWDLVQQDDGLFAAFGLHPVYLDEHRPADLLELGDWLTRLHGHRQLCAVGEIGLDYFLEHLDRERQQSLFEAQLKLAADFQLPALLHVRRSHAVVIATLKRIRLPRGGIIHAFAGSIEEAREYIKLGFKLGLGGAATWPQALRMHKVLAQLPLEAVVLETDSPDMAPAMYPNQRNSPQHLPAICTALAERMGISPLLLGETSTRNACELFNW; encoded by the coding sequence GTGGAGCTGATCGACACCCACACCCACCTGGACTTTGCGGACTTCGATCACGACCGCCCGCAAGTCCTCGCCCATAGCCGTGAACTCGGGATACGGCGTCTGGTGGTACTGGGGGTGTATCAGAAAAACTGGCAGCAGCTGTGGGATCTGGTGCAGCAGGACGACGGTTTGTTCGCGGCCTTTGGTTTGCACCCGGTGTATCTCGATGAGCATCGCCCTGCCGACCTGCTGGAGCTGGGTGACTGGTTGACGCGCTTGCACGGCCATCGGCAACTCTGCGCCGTGGGCGAAATCGGTCTGGATTACTTCCTTGAGCACCTGGATCGCGAGCGCCAGCAAAGCCTGTTCGAAGCCCAGCTGAAACTCGCGGCGGATTTCCAACTCCCCGCCTTGCTGCATGTACGCCGCAGCCACGCCGTCGTGATTGCCACGCTCAAGCGCATCCGTCTACCGAGGGGCGGGATTATTCATGCGTTCGCCGGCAGCATTGAAGAGGCCCGCGAGTACATCAAACTGGGTTTCAAACTCGGTCTGGGCGGCGCCGCCACTTGGCCCCAGGCCCTGCGCATGCACAAGGTACTGGCGCAATTGCCTCTTGAAGCCGTGGTACTGGAAACCGATTCGCCGGACATGGCCCCGGCCATGTATCCCAACCAGCGCAATAGCCCGCAACACCTGCCGGCTATCTGCACCGCCCTGGCTGAGCGTATGGGCATCAGCCCTTTATTGCTGGGTGAGACGAGCACACGCAATGCGTGCGAGCTGTTCAATTGGTAG
- the cra gene encoding catabolite repressor/activator, whose amino-acid sequence MKLSDIARLAGVSVTTASYVINGKAEQQRISNATVERVRAVVQAHGFTPNPQAAGLRSRHTRTLGFILPDLENPSYARIAKLLEQGARARGYQLLIASSDDEADSERQLLQLFRARRCDALFVASCLPASDDSYRDLQAKGLPVIAIDRVMEPDQFCSVVSDDHQACQQLTSSLLQPLPKQIALIGARPELSISQERTAGFREALQDFTGEVIIEQGEAFSRDCGRQLMEQLLQRLGHLPDALVTTSYVLLQGVFDALHDFPLRSRPLRLGTFGDTQLLDFLPLPVNAMAQQHQLIAETALRLALAAIEEEQYQPGVHAIGRTFKQRIHEA is encoded by the coding sequence TTGAAACTCAGTGATATTGCACGCTTGGCCGGTGTGTCCGTGACCACCGCCAGCTATGTCATCAATGGCAAGGCCGAACAGCAGCGCATCAGCAACGCAACCGTTGAGCGTGTGCGTGCCGTGGTCCAGGCCCATGGTTTTACCCCCAACCCTCAAGCCGCAGGGCTGCGCAGCCGGCATACGCGCACCCTGGGGTTCATCCTGCCAGACCTGGAAAACCCCAGCTACGCACGCATTGCCAAGCTGCTGGAGCAAGGCGCCCGGGCACGGGGCTATCAGTTGCTGATTGCCAGCTCCGATGACGAAGCCGACAGCGAACGCCAACTGCTGCAACTGTTCCGTGCGCGGCGTTGCGATGCGTTGTTCGTCGCCAGCTGCCTGCCGGCCAGCGATGACAGCTATCGCGACTTGCAAGCCAAGGGGCTGCCGGTGATTGCCATCGACCGGGTGATGGAGCCTGACCAGTTCTGCTCAGTGGTCAGCGATGATCACCAGGCCTGTCAGCAACTCACCAGCAGCCTGCTACAACCGCTGCCCAAGCAAATCGCGCTGATCGGCGCACGTCCCGAGCTGAGCATCAGCCAGGAACGTACTGCGGGTTTTCGTGAAGCGCTGCAAGACTTCACCGGCGAAGTGATCATCGAACAGGGCGAAGCCTTCAGCCGTGACTGTGGCCGACAGCTGATGGAGCAACTGCTGCAGCGCCTGGGGCATTTGCCTGACGCGCTGGTGACTACCTCCTACGTGCTGCTGCAAGGCGTGTTCGATGCGCTGCATGACTTCCCGCTCCGGTCGCGGCCGCTGCGCCTGGGCACCTTTGGCGACACCCAACTGTTGGACTTCCTGCCGCTGCCAGTCAACGCCATGGCCCAGCAACATCAACTGATCGCCGAGACCGCCCTGCGCCTGGCCCTGGCGGCCATCGAAGAAGAGCAGTACCAACCGGGTGTGCATGCAATTGGCCGCACGTTCAAGCAGCGCATTCACGAGGCCTGA